In Sorghum bicolor cultivar BTx623 chromosome 10, Sorghum_bicolor_NCBIv3, whole genome shotgun sequence, one genomic interval encodes:
- the LOC110430847 gene encoding uncharacterized protein LOC110430847 isoform X1, with product MAPGPQSPPGLGAAAPCRQIEPPLVDPSVVEKEKGRSATRPPPAEPVKPQGGPACRFVHRGHCFGCKNKNHGSPDMLHPVEADADTGGHLDGYLPFDFDALSSSDDDDGEYEYLNKDEDEEEEFEAWYGRRWVSFKPEPGAWQPPT from the exons ATGGCCCCAGGCCCCCAGTCCCCACCAGGGCTCGGCGCGGCGGCACCATGTAGGCAGATTGAGCCTCCCCTTGTCGACCCGTCGGTGgtggagaaggagaagggcaGATCCGCCACCCGTCCCCCGCCCGCAGAGCCCGTCAAACCCCAAGGAGGACCTGCTTGCCGCTTTGTACACC GTGGCCATTGTTTTGGCTGTAAAAATAAAAACCATGGAAGTCCTGATATGCTGCACCCGGTTGAGGCTGATGCAGACACTGGTGGTCACTTGGATGGATATTTACCATTTGATTTTGATGCATTAAGCAGCTCTGATGATGAC GACGGTGAATATGAATATCTAAATAAAGATGAGGATGAAGAGGAAGAGTTTGAGGCATG GTATGGTAGAAGATGGGTGTCTTTCAAGCCAGAGCCAGGGGCATGGCAGCCACCAACATGA
- the LOC110430847 gene encoding uncharacterized protein LOC110430847 isoform X4, translated as MQGKKVWEVNCCCMIEFEAKGGHCFGCKNKNHGSPDMLHPVEADADTGGHLDGYLPFDFDALSSSDDDDGEYEYLNKDEDEEEEFEAWYGRRWVSFKPEPGAWQPPT; from the exons ATGCAAGGAAAAAAGGTCTGGGAGGTCAACTGTTGCTGCATGATCGAATTTGAAGCTAAGG GTGGCCATTGTTTTGGCTGTAAAAATAAAAACCATGGAAGTCCTGATATGCTGCACCCGGTTGAGGCTGATGCAGACACTGGTGGTCACTTGGATGGATATTTACCATTTGATTTTGATGCATTAAGCAGCTCTGATGATGAC GACGGTGAATATGAATATCTAAATAAAGATGAGGATGAAGAGGAAGAGTTTGAGGCATG GTATGGTAGAAGATGGGTGTCTTTCAAGCCAGAGCCAGGGGCATGGCAGCCACCAACATGA
- the LOC110430847 gene encoding uncharacterized protein LOC110430847 isoform X3: MAPGPQSPPGLGAAAPCRQIEPPLVDPSVVEKEKGRSATRPPPAEPVKPQGGPACRFVHRGHCFGCKNKNHGSPDMLHPVEADADTGGHLDGYLPFDFDALSSSDDDDGEYEYLNKDEDEEEEFEACSV; the protein is encoded by the exons ATGGCCCCAGGCCCCCAGTCCCCACCAGGGCTCGGCGCGGCGGCACCATGTAGGCAGATTGAGCCTCCCCTTGTCGACCCGTCGGTGgtggagaaggagaagggcaGATCCGCCACCCGTCCCCCGCCCGCAGAGCCCGTCAAACCCCAAGGAGGACCTGCTTGCCGCTTTGTACACC GTGGCCATTGTTTTGGCTGTAAAAATAAAAACCATGGAAGTCCTGATATGCTGCACCCGGTTGAGGCTGATGCAGACACTGGTGGTCACTTGGATGGATATTTACCATTTGATTTTGATGCATTAAGCAGCTCTGATGATGAC GACGGTGAATATGAATATCTAAATAAAGATGAGGATGAAGAGGAAGAGTTTGAGGCATG CAGTGTTTGA
- the LOC110430847 gene encoding uncharacterized protein LOC110430847 isoform X2: MAPGPQSPPGLGAAAPCRQIEPPLVDPSVVEKEKGRSATRPPPAEPVKPQGGPACRFVHRGHCFGCKNKNHGSPDMLHPVEADADTGGHLDGYLPFDFDALSSSDDDDGEYEYLNKDEDEEEEFEAWLGCIFCDICYLH, encoded by the exons ATGGCCCCAGGCCCCCAGTCCCCACCAGGGCTCGGCGCGGCGGCACCATGTAGGCAGATTGAGCCTCCCCTTGTCGACCCGTCGGTGgtggagaaggagaagggcaGATCCGCCACCCGTCCCCCGCCCGCAGAGCCCGTCAAACCCCAAGGAGGACCTGCTTGCCGCTTTGTACACC GTGGCCATTGTTTTGGCTGTAAAAATAAAAACCATGGAAGTCCTGATATGCTGCACCCGGTTGAGGCTGATGCAGACACTGGTGGTCACTTGGATGGATATTTACCATTTGATTTTGATGCATTAAGCAGCTCTGATGATGAC GACGGTGAATATGAATATCTAAATAAAGATGAGGATGAAGAGGAAGAGTTTGAGGCATGGTTAGGCTGTATCTTCTGTGATATATGCTACCTCCATTGA
- the LOC110431214 gene encoding ATP-dependent Clp protease proteolytic subunit-related protein 2, chloroplastic, with amino-acid sequence MAAPANSSCFHPRATFSPPSSLSVGTKVFVGLRAQTKLGSSESSCPNVSAGFYTAVNRRISLGLSSKKATRARISMMPIGTPRVPYRTPGEGTWQWLDIWNALYRERIIFIGDNIDEEFSNQVLASMLYLDSIDNSKKIMLYINGPGGDLTPCMALYDTMLSLKSPIGTHCLGFAFNLAGFILAAGEKGSRTGMPLCRISLQSPAGAARGQADDIENEANELIRIKNYLYGKLAEHTGHSVEKIHEDLSRVKRFDAEGALEYGIIDRIIRPSRIKKEGSTAQRRDMRNLGLG; translated from the exons ATGGCGGCGCCGGCCAACTCCTCATGCTTCCACCCCCGCGCGACCTTCAGCCCGCCGTCTTCTCTCAG CGTCGGAACCAAGGTCTTCGTCGGGCTCAGGGCGCAGACCAAGCTCG GTTCGTCGGAGTCGTCATGCCCGAATGTCAGCGCTGGGTTCTACACTGCCGTCAACCGGAGGATCTCTCTAGG GTTGTCAAGCAAGAAGGCCACCAGAGCCCGCATTTCGATGATGCCTATTGGTACTCCGCGTGTGCCTTACAGAACACCTGGTGAAGGAACCTGGCAATGGCTTGACATATGGAATGCTCTG TACCGTGAGCGGATTATCTTCATTGGGGACAATATAGATGAAGAGTTCAGCAACCAAGTGTTGGCAAGCATGCTGTATCTAGACAGCATTGATAATTCCAAAAAGATAATGCTGTACATTAATGGACCAGGAGGAGAT CTTACTCCATGTATGGCACTATATGATACCATGCTAAGTCTAAAAAGTCCTATTGGTACGCACTGCTTGGGCTTTGCATTCAACCTGGCAGGATTTATTCTTGCAGCTGGTGAAAAG GGTTCACGTACTGGTATGCCTCTATGCCGAATTTCACTTCAGTCACCTGCTGGAGCAGCTCGAGGCCAG GCTGATGATATAGAAAATGAAGCAAATGAGCTTATTCGTATCAAGAACTATCTCTATGGCAAGCTTGCAGAGCACACAGGTCATTCTGTTGAGAAG ATCCATGAGGACCTCTCTAGGGTGAAGCGCTTCGACGCTGAAGGGGCTCTCGAATATGGGATTATTGACCGTATTATCAGGCCTTCTAGGATCAAGAAAGAGGGCTCCACTGCCCAAAGGAGGGATATGCGAAATCTGGGACTTGGCTAA